The Nostoc sp. 'Lobaria pulmonaria (5183) cyanobiont' genome window below encodes:
- the tyrS gene encoding tyrosine--tRNA ligase — protein sequence MTPDFAWLRRGVVEVFPQSDDVNSESLERLLLTTQQPLRVKLGIDPTGTDIHLGHSIPVRKLRGFQDAGHTAVLIIGDFTARIGDPTGKSEVRRQLTEADVAKNAQTYLDQVRPILDFDTPGRLEVRYNSEWLSGLNLEKILELLSTMTVGQMLAKEGFADRYKKENPIFIHEFLYPLMQGFDSVAVEADVELGGTDQKFNLAVGRDLQRHFGQKPQFGMLLPILIGTDGVQKMSKSLGNYIGLSEHPGRKYQKLQGVPDNLLEQYFELLTDLPLDQLPENPRDRQTLLAWEVVKQYHGETAAQEAKEAAQSGGKEGAVPEFSLAGVQQFPTKLAYILNVTGLCKSTGEGKRKIQEGGVRLDGDRITDADTTFDAPSELQGKVLQVGKNKFVRLVP from the coding sequence ATGACGCCAGATTTTGCTTGGTTGCGTCGTGGTGTAGTAGAAGTATTCCCACAATCAGATGATGTTAACAGCGAAAGTTTAGAAAGGCTCTTACTAACTACACAACAACCTTTAAGGGTCAAATTAGGGATTGACCCTACGGGTACTGATATTCATCTTGGTCATAGCATACCAGTACGAAAACTGCGAGGATTTCAAGATGCAGGTCATACAGCAGTTTTAATTATTGGCGATTTTACAGCACGTATTGGCGATCCAACTGGTAAATCTGAAGTGCGTCGTCAGCTTACAGAAGCAGATGTAGCTAAAAATGCTCAGACTTATTTAGATCAAGTACGTCCTATCTTGGATTTTGACACACCAGGAAGGTTAGAGGTGCGCTATAACTCCGAATGGCTCTCTGGTTTAAACTTAGAGAAAATTTTGGAGTTACTCTCCACGATGACGGTGGGGCAGATGTTAGCGAAGGAAGGATTTGCTGATCGCTATAAAAAAGAGAATCCGATTTTTATTCATGAGTTCCTGTACCCGTTAATGCAAGGTTTTGATTCGGTTGCAGTTGAAGCAGATGTGGAATTGGGAGGGACTGATCAGAAATTTAACCTTGCTGTGGGCAGAGATTTGCAGCGCCATTTTGGTCAAAAACCCCAATTTGGGATGCTGTTGCCAATTTTGATTGGCACGGATGGCGTGCAAAAAATGTCTAAATCTTTAGGTAATTATATCGGATTGTCAGAACACCCAGGACGAAAGTATCAAAAGTTGCAAGGAGTTCCCGATAATCTACTAGAACAGTATTTTGAACTGTTGACGGATTTACCTTTGGATCAACTGCCAGAAAATCCCCGCGATCGCCAAACACTCTTAGCATGGGAAGTTGTTAAACAGTACCACGGTGAAACCGCAGCCCAAGAAGCCAAAGAAGCAGCGCAAAGCGGTGGCAAGGAAGGTGCAGTTCCAGAATTCTCTCTAGCTGGCGTGCAGCAATTTCCTACTAAGTTAGCGTATATTCTCAATGTCACTGGCTTGTGCAAAAGTACCGGGGAAGGAAAGCGGAAAATTCAAGAAGGTGGAGTACGCCTAGATGGCGATCGCATCACTGATGCTGATACCACTTTCGATGCTCCTAGTGAATTACAAGGTAAAGTTTTACAAGTTGGAAAAAATAAGTTTGTGCGCTTAGTGCCTTAA
- the pyrF gene encoding orotidine-5'-phosphate decarboxylase yields the protein MGNGEQVGQRVIVALDVPNEQAAIALIDRLPQVSFWKVGLELFTSTGPKILEVLKSRQKRIFLDLKFHDIPNTVAGACRSAARYGVDLLTIHATAGRDALKAATEAAQEGAAKAGVQPPKLIAITLLTSISARQLAFDLKIPLELPEYALEMALLAQESGLDGAVCSPQEVVQLRQTCGDDFLLVCPGVRPTWADKGDQKRSLTPAQAIKAGADYLVIGRPITAATEPELAWKRISEELITVA from the coding sequence ATGGGGAATGGAGAACAGGTAGGACAACGAGTTATTGTGGCTTTGGATGTGCCAAATGAGCAAGCTGCGATCGCTCTTATAGATCGGCTACCACAAGTTAGTTTCTGGAAAGTCGGTTTAGAATTGTTTACTAGCACTGGCCCGAAAATTCTGGAAGTGTTAAAGTCCCGGCAAAAGCGCATTTTCTTAGATTTAAAGTTTCATGATATCCCCAATACCGTTGCTGGTGCTTGCCGAAGTGCAGCTAGATACGGAGTGGATTTACTGACAATTCATGCTACTGCTGGTAGAGATGCCCTGAAAGCCGCAACTGAGGCGGCACAGGAAGGGGCTGCAAAAGCAGGCGTACAACCACCAAAGTTAATTGCTATTACACTGCTAACGAGCATTTCTGCTCGGCAGTTGGCATTTGATTTAAAAATACCCCTAGAATTGCCAGAATATGCTCTAGAAATGGCCCTGCTGGCTCAAGAATCTGGTTTAGATGGGGCAGTTTGTTCGCCTCAAGAGGTGGTACAGCTACGACAAACCTGTGGAGATGACTTTTTGCTAGTTTGTCCGGGGGTTAGACCAACTTGGGCAGATAAAGGCGATCAAAAGCGATCGCTCACCCCAGCCCAAGCCATAAAAGCCGGTGCAGATTATCTAGTTATTGGTCGTCCCATCACCGCTGCTACTGAGCCTGAGTTAGCCTGGAAGCGGATTTCTGAGGAGTTAATCACGGTGGCATGA
- the remA gene encoding extracellular matrix/biofilm regulator RemA encodes MDIQLINIGFGNIVSANRVVAIVSPESAPIKRIITDARDRGQLIDATYGRRTRAVIITDSSHVILSAIQPETVANRFVISRDHQTVDN; translated from the coding sequence ATGGACATTCAGTTAATCAACATCGGCTTTGGTAACATCGTGTCTGCCAACCGAGTAGTTGCCATTGTCAGTCCAGAGTCTGCCCCGATTAAGCGGATTATTACCGATGCACGGGATAGAGGTCAACTGATTGATGCAACTTACGGTCGTCGGACTAGGGCTGTAATTATCACCGATTCCAGCCACGTAATTTTGTCAGCAATTCAGCCGGAAACGGTAGCGAATCGCTTTGTAATTTCTCGCGATCATCAAACTGTAGATAATTGA
- the gmk gene encoding guanylate kinase, translating into MMPVLPIQSSVTTEECLHLGRLIVLTGPSGVGKGTLMRSLLERHPKLYYSVSVTTRSPRPGEIDGKSYYFISRSKFEQLVAEGEFLESAEFAGNYYGTPREAVLNQIHAGKLVVLEIELEGARQIRASFPSALSIFILPPSFDELEKRIRSRAQDSEEAIARRLLRAQEEIQAADEFDIQIVNDDFETALNDIEAVLFK; encoded by the coding sequence ATGATGCCAGTTTTACCCATCCAGAGTAGTGTGACTACCGAAGAATGCTTACATTTAGGCAGGTTAATTGTTTTAACTGGCCCCAGTGGGGTCGGTAAAGGCACTTTAATGCGATCGCTCCTAGAGCGTCATCCAAAACTCTATTATTCTGTATCTGTAACAACTCGTTCTCCCCGTCCAGGGGAAATCGATGGCAAAAGTTATTACTTCATCAGCCGCAGTAAGTTTGAACAATTAGTTGCTGAAGGTGAATTTTTAGAATCGGCAGAATTTGCTGGTAACTATTACGGCACTCCCCGTGAAGCTGTACTTAACCAAATTCATGCCGGTAAGTTAGTGGTACTGGAAATTGAACTAGAAGGGGCAAGACAAATTCGTGCTTCTTTTCCCAGTGCCCTCAGCATTTTTATTTTACCGCCTTCCTTTGATGAATTAGAGAAACGAATACGCTCTCGTGCCCAAGACTCTGAAGAAGCGATCGCCCGCCGTCTGCTTCGCGCCCAAGAAGAAATTCAAGCCGCAGATGAATTTGATATTCAAATCGTTAATGACGATTTTGAAACTGCTTTAAATGATATTGAAGCAGTTTTATTTAAATAA
- a CDS encoding photosystem I reaction center protein subunit XI yields MAQAVDASKNLPSDPRNREVVFPAFGDPQIGNLETPINASPLSKWFINNLPAYRPGLAPARRGLEVGMAHGYWLFGPFAKLGPLRDTSDANLAGLLSAIGLVVVLTGALSLYANSNPPKALPSVPVPKLPADAFNSKESWNNFASSFLIGGIGGAVVAYFLTSNLALIQGLFG; encoded by the coding sequence ATGGCACAAGCAGTAGATGCATCAAAGAATCTTCCCAGCGATCCCAGAAATCGGGAAGTTGTTTTTCCCGCATTTGGCGATCCACAGATAGGCAACCTAGAAACCCCGATTAATGCTTCTCCCTTAAGCAAGTGGTTCATTAATAACTTACCTGCCTATCGCCCAGGTCTGGCTCCTGCTAGACGCGGTTTAGAAGTTGGTATGGCTCATGGTTACTGGCTATTTGGTCCCTTTGCCAAATTGGGCCCACTGCGGGATACAAGTGATGCTAACTTAGCTGGGTTGCTGTCAGCCATTGGGCTGGTTGTAGTTCTTACAGGCGCTCTGTCGCTGTATGCCAATAGCAATCCACCCAAAGCACTTCCTAGTGTTCCCGTACCCAAGCTTCCAGCAGATGCTTTTAACTCTAAAGAAAGCTGGAACAACTTCGCCAGTTCTTTCTTGATTGGTGGTATTGGTGGTGCTGTAGTTGCTTACTTTTTGACTAGTAATTTGGCACTAATTCAAGGTCTATTTGGTTAA
- the psaJ gene encoding photosystem I reaction center subunit IX: MADKSDQSAYLIKFLSTAPVAATIWLTITAVILIEFNLFFPDLLFHPLP, from the coding sequence ATGGCAGACAAAAGCGACCAATCAGCCTATTTGATTAAATTCCTTTCTACAGCCCCCGTGGCAGCTACCATCTGGCTGACCATCACAGCAGTTATCTTGATTGAATTCAACCTCTTTTTCCCCGACCTACTTTTCCACCCACTGCCATAA
- a CDS encoding Photosystem I reaction center subunit III produces MRRLFALMLAISLWFNFAPPAQALGANLTPCKDNPAFQELAANARNTTSDPQSGIKRFERYSQELCGPEGYPHLIVDGSLNHAGDFLIPSILFLYIAGWIGWVGRAYLQAIKKESGTELKEIQIDLGLALPIMASGFTWPVAAVQELLSGKLAAKDTEIPISPR; encoded by the coding sequence ATGCGACGATTGTTTGCTTTGATGTTAGCGATTAGTCTTTGGTTCAACTTTGCCCCCCCAGCACAAGCTTTAGGGGCGAATTTGACACCGTGCAAAGACAATCCCGCTTTTCAAGAGCTAGCAGCTAATGCCCGTAATACCACCTCTGACCCCCAATCAGGGATAAAGCGATTTGAGCGTTATTCTCAGGAGCTGTGCGGCCCTGAAGGGTACCCCCACTTGATTGTTGATGGTAGTCTAAATCATGCTGGTGACTTTTTGATCCCTAGCATTTTGTTTCTATATATTGCTGGTTGGATTGGTTGGGTCGGTCGTGCCTATCTGCAAGCAATTAAAAAGGAATCTGGCACTGAACTAAAAGAAATCCAAATCGATCTTGGTTTGGCACTACCTATTATGGCGTCAGGCTTTACTTGGCCAGTAGCAGCAGTCCAAGAACTTCTCTCTGGAAAATTAGCAGCCAAAGATACAGAAATCCCCATTTCCCCACGCTAA
- the tsaD gene encoding tRNA (adenosine(37)-N6)-threonylcarbamoyltransferase complex transferase subunit TsaD: MTTVLAIETSCDETAVAIVNNRKVCSSIVASQIPVHQQYGGVVPEVASRQHLETINEAIAQALDQAQLDWGKIDAIAATCAPGLVGALLVGLTAAKTLAMVHNKPFLGVHHLEGHIYATYLSESTLNPPFLSLLVSGGHTSLIYVKDCGIYETLGQTRDDAAGEAFDKVARLLKLGYPGGPVIDKLAQEGNPQAFALPEGRVSLPGGGFHRYDASFSGLKTAVLRLVQQLEKDSGQVPVADVAASFQDTVARSLTKRAIACALDYGLDTIAIGGGVAANSGLRKNLQAAAVKHNLRVLFPPLKFCTDNAAMIGCAAADHLSRGHTSPLTLGVESRLGLTQVMKLYQPIELSLVNSH; encoded by the coding sequence ATGACAACCGTTTTAGCAATAGAAACCAGTTGTGATGAAACAGCCGTCGCAATTGTTAATAATCGTAAAGTTTGCAGCAGTATCGTAGCCTCGCAAATTCCAGTCCATCAGCAGTATGGCGGGGTAGTGCCAGAAGTAGCGTCTCGCCAGCACTTGGAAACAATCAATGAAGCGATCGCCCAAGCCTTAGATCAAGCCCAATTAGACTGGGGAAAAATCGACGCAATTGCCGCCACTTGTGCACCTGGACTCGTAGGAGCGCTATTAGTGGGGTTGACTGCTGCCAAAACCTTGGCAATGGTACACAACAAGCCATTTTTGGGAGTTCATCACCTCGAAGGTCACATTTACGCAACTTATTTAAGTGAATCAACTTTAAATCCCCCTTTTCTTAGCTTACTGGTTTCAGGCGGACATACAAGCTTGATTTATGTCAAAGATTGTGGTATATACGAAACCCTGGGACAAACCCGTGATGATGCTGCGGGTGAAGCCTTTGATAAAGTGGCGCGATTGTTAAAGCTGGGTTATCCCGGTGGGCCAGTGATTGACAAGTTAGCACAAGAGGGGAATCCTCAAGCCTTTGCTTTACCGGAAGGAAGAGTTTCTTTACCCGGTGGTGGATTTCATCGTTATGATGCGAGTTTTAGTGGGTTAAAAACGGCTGTGTTGCGTTTAGTGCAGCAGTTAGAGAAAGATAGTGGACAAGTACCAGTGGCAGATGTAGCAGCTAGCTTTCAGGATACGGTAGCGCGATCGCTAACCAAAAGAGCGATCGCCTGTGCCCTTGACTATGGTCTAGACACAATTGCCATTGGTGGCGGTGTAGCAGCTAATAGCGGGTTGAGAAAAAACCTCCAAGCTGCCGCCGTTAAACATAACCTACGCGTCTTATTCCCACCTTTAAAATTCTGTACCGATAACGCTGCCATGATTGGCTGTGCCGCCGCTGACCATTTATCGCGTGGTCATACATCCCCCCTCACACTAGGCGTTGAGTCTAGGTTAGGGCTTACTCAGGTGATGAAGTTGTATCAACCTATTGAGTTGTCATTAGTCAATAGTCATTAG
- a CDS encoding alpha/beta fold hydrolase — protein MATIEILGVPHAYELTAPTSCPHALVFIHGWLNSRGYWQPVISRLSDDLQCLSYDLRGFGESQSQVKTDFSRAQTSLSLMPISSSAVDSSFDSLYTPAAYTQDLAALLKQLNIKSAWLIGHSLGGTIALWGADQIPECVKGVICINAGGGIYLKEAFEQFRSAGQKFLQMRPRWLSQVPLIDLLFTRASVARPLERYWARQRVIDFVVADPEAALGTLLDSTTEEEINRLPELVSQLKQPVYFLAGAEDKVMEPKYVRHLASFHRLFQYCGDNVLEIPNCGHLAMLEQPDAVADHIRAIVKSL, from the coding sequence ATGGCAACTATCGAAATCTTGGGCGTTCCACACGCATACGAGCTAACGGCTCCCACTTCCTGCCCCCATGCTTTAGTATTTATCCACGGTTGGCTCAATAGCCGTGGATATTGGCAACCTGTGATTTCCCGCCTATCAGATGATTTGCAGTGCCTGTCCTATGATTTGCGGGGTTTTGGTGAATCCCAGTCCCAGGTAAAAACCGATTTTAGTCGAGCACAAACGTCTTTGAGTCTGATGCCCATCTCCAGTAGTGCGGTTGACTCATCTTTCGATTCTCTTTATACTCCTGCTGCGTATACTCAGGATTTAGCGGCTCTTTTGAAACAGTTGAATATTAAAAGTGCTTGGCTAATTGGTCACTCATTAGGCGGGACGATCGCTCTTTGGGGAGCAGATCAAATACCTGAGTGTGTTAAGGGAGTTATCTGTATCAACGCTGGCGGTGGTATTTACCTCAAAGAAGCCTTTGAGCAGTTTCGCTCGGCGGGTCAGAAATTTTTACAAATGCGTCCGCGTTGGCTCTCCCAAGTGCCTTTGATTGATTTGCTGTTTACCAGAGCTAGTGTGGCTCGTCCTTTGGAGCGCTATTGGGCACGTCAGCGGGTAATAGATTTCGTCGTGGCTGACCCAGAAGCGGCTCTGGGAACTCTGTTAGACTCCACAACTGAAGAAGAAATCAATCGTTTACCTGAGCTAGTATCCCAACTGAAGCAGCCAGTTTATTTTTTGGCTGGCGCGGAAGACAAGGTTATGGAACCCAAGTATGTGCGCCATTTAGCCAGCTTTCACAGACTTTTCCAATATTGTGGTGACAATGTTCTGGAAATTCCTAATTGTGGACACCTGGCGATGTTGGAACAGCCGGATGCTGTGGCTGACCATATCCGAGCGATAGTCAAGAGTCTATAG
- a CDS encoding GNAT family N-acetyltransferase: MGFWKTWFSTPESVGTTRTNLFEEHTAETAGNSPSNISEASSKEARIVFSTERDIDLYELEELCDAVGWSRRPLRKVKKAIEHSFLVASMWQVRGNQKRLIGFARATSDHAFNATIWDVVVHPDFQSQGLGKALMKYVLKKLRSEEISNVTLFADPHVVDFYRTMGFMADPEGIKGMFWYPH, from the coding sequence ATGGGTTTTTGGAAAACTTGGTTTAGTACTCCTGAATCTGTAGGGACAACTAGGACAAACCTCTTTGAAGAGCATACAGCAGAAACTGCGGGCAATAGCCCCAGTAATATTAGCGAAGCTTCTTCAAAGGAGGCTCGGATCGTGTTCAGCACGGAACGAGATATTGACCTATATGAGCTAGAAGAACTCTGTGATGCAGTTGGTTGGTCGCGTCGTCCTCTAAGAAAAGTGAAAAAAGCTATTGAGCATAGTTTTCTCGTTGCCTCAATGTGGCAAGTGAGAGGAAACCAAAAGCGGCTCATTGGTTTTGCCCGTGCTACCTCAGATCACGCGTTTAATGCCACTATCTGGGATGTAGTGGTTCACCCAGACTTTCAAAGTCAAGGACTGGGTAAGGCGCTGATGAAATATGTTCTCAAAAAACTTAGGAGTGAAGAAATTAGTAATGTCACTCTCTTTGCCGACCCCCATGTTGTAGATTTCTACCGAACTATGGGGTTTATGGCTGATCCAGAAGGCATCAAAGGTATGTTCTGGTATCCTCACTAA
- a CDS encoding Tic22 family protein, with product MKSFIRLGATLGIAGSVFLTGLSGIGNMPGLGNLEAIALPQDQVVKKLQEVPVFTLTNPKGEFVVLSRNNASKPVSQVGFFISKQDAQKFLDNRLKKENPQLAGTLQVRPLSLADYYKIVQESKKKSDSVIYTLVPTQEQVASATSMLNQNGKKVEQFNGIPLFVPKFKKDNSYLTIPLAKGNERYIPFFFEKEQAVALLEEFKKAVPKEAANTEIQVVDLYGVMEALNSSSDPSINKIILYPSRESINFIRSLAPNQSPAAKPVAAPAPKK from the coding sequence ATGAAATCATTTATTCGCTTAGGTGCGACATTGGGTATAGCTGGCAGTGTATTTTTAACAGGGCTTTCAGGAATAGGCAATATGCCAGGACTGGGCAATCTAGAGGCGATCGCCTTGCCACAAGATCAGGTCGTGAAAAAGCTCCAAGAAGTACCTGTATTCACGCTTACCAATCCTAAAGGCGAATTCGTAGTTCTTTCGAGAAACAACGCATCCAAGCCGGTCTCACAAGTAGGATTTTTTATTAGCAAGCAAGATGCTCAAAAATTCCTTGACAATCGGCTCAAAAAAGAAAATCCCCAGTTGGCAGGCACGCTACAGGTTAGACCTTTGTCTTTGGCAGACTACTATAAAATAGTCCAAGAAAGCAAAAAGAAATCAGATTCTGTGATTTATACTTTAGTGCCGACGCAAGAGCAGGTAGCCTCGGCAACAAGTATGCTAAATCAAAATGGTAAAAAGGTAGAGCAATTCAATGGTATTCCCTTATTTGTACCCAAATTTAAGAAAGATAATAGCTATCTGACTATTCCCCTTGCTAAAGGTAATGAGCGATACATCCCTTTCTTTTTTGAGAAAGAGCAAGCAGTGGCTCTGTTAGAGGAATTCAAAAAAGCCGTGCCAAAGGAAGCAGCCAATACTGAAATTCAGGTGGTGGATTTGTACGGTGTTATGGAAGCTCTCAATAGCAGCAGCGATCCTAGTATCAATAAAATTATTCTGTATCCATCACGGGAGTCGATCAACTTTATTCGCTCCCTTGCGCCAAATCAATCACCAGCGGCCAAGCCTGTGGCTGCCCCCGCTCCGAAAAAATAA